The Alteribacter populi genomic sequence AAAGGACTACTTTTTAAGAGGGTTTTTTGTTTTGCTTTTAAAAAGTACAAGAACAACTAAGGATGACCATTTGTGAAAAAGTGTGACAAATTGTGGGTTTTAACACACAATTTGGCGAATTATGGTATTATAAAAGAATCTGATCTACTAAACTATACAAGTTAAGGAGTCGTGACCTCATGGAAGATTACCGCAATTATCACCTTCTAATGAATTATATAAGAGGCATTGCCAAAATACTTGAAGAAGAATGGCAGGCGAGCGCTCGAGATCGAGGCCTGACACTAGCTGAACAACACGTAATGTGGATTGTTTACTTAGAGGAACGAGCTTCTATTTCTACAATTGCAAAAGTGGGGCTGTGGGATCGCTCCACAGTTATGCAAGTAATTAAGCGTCTTCTGAATAAAGGTTTTGTAAAAGTACTCAAAGATGAAAGGGATCTCCGTGTCTCCTATGTGATGTTAACAGATGAAGGATTAGTAAAGCGCGGAGAAACACAAGAAGGAACCTTTCGATTATTCGATTTTATTGAATCCTATAAGAAAGATCATCCTTCTTTTATCGAAGATCTCGTCACTTTTCATCGTGAGGCCAACCAAGAATTTCATGGAAAAGAGTTCGTTGATTGGGTGGAAAGAACAGCAAAATAGAAAGTAAATGATATCACAACATTAGGACAAGTATTAAGAAACAAGTTCGCATAGATTGTTGTTTTATATTGATAAAT encodes the following:
- a CDS encoding MarR family transcriptional regulator, with the protein product MEDYRNYHLLMNYIRGIAKILEEEWQASARDRGLTLAEQHVMWIVYLEERASISTIAKVGLWDRSTVMQVIKRLLNKGFVKVLKDERDLRVSYVMLTDEGLVKRGETQEGTFRLFDFIESYKKDHPSFIEDLVTFHREANQEFHGKEFVDWVERTAK